A section of the Nerophis ophidion isolate RoL-2023_Sa linkage group LG16, RoL_Noph_v1.0, whole genome shotgun sequence genome encodes:
- the vstm2l gene encoding V-set and transmembrane domain-containing protein 2-like protein isoform X2, with protein MSLEVGGAYPHVHVFGGGRGLSSSACLWRWEEPIPRRMPLEVGGAYPQVHVIGGGRSLSPGACLWRWEGLIPRRMCLEVGGAYLHVHVFGGGRSLSPGACLWRWEGPIPRCMSLEVGGAYPQVHVFGSGRGLSPGACLWRWEEPIPRCMALEVGGAYPQVHVFGGGRGLSPGACLWKWEGPIPRCMSLEVGGAYPQVHVFGSGRGLSPGACLWRWEEPIPRCMALEVGGAYPQVHVFGGGRGLSPGACLWKWEGPIPRCMSLEVGGAYPQVHVFGGGRGLSPSACLWRWEGPIPRCMSLEVGGSLSTRRQPTQSRGEHANSAQKDPEPGIELKTFVL; from the coding sequence atgtctttggaagtgggaggggcctatccccatgtgcatgtctttggaggtgggaggggcctatcctcaagtgcatgtctttggaggtgggaggagcctatccccaggcgcatgcctttggaggtgggaggggcctatccccaggtgcatgtcattggaggtgggaggagcctatccccaggtgcatgtctttggaggtgggaggggcttatccccaggcgcatgtgtttggaagtgggaggggcctatctccacgtgcatgtctttggaggtgggaggagcctatccccaggtgcatgtctttggaggtgggaggggcctatcccccggtgcatgtctttggaggtgggaggggcctatccccaggtgcatgtctttggaagtgggaggggcctatctccaggtgcatgtctttggaggtgggaggagcctatccccaggtgcatggctttggaggtgggaggggcctatccccaggtgcatgtctttggaggtgggaggggcctatccccaggtgcatgtctttggaagtgggagggacctatccccaggtgcatgtctttggaggtgggaggggcctatccccaggtgcatgtctttggaagtgggaggggcctatctccaggtgcatgtctttggaggtgggaggagcctatccccaggtgcatggctttggaggtgggaggggcctatccccaggtgcatgtctttggaggtgggaggggcctatccccaggtgcatgtctttggaagtgggagggacctatccccaggtgcatgtctttggaggtgggaggggcctatccccaggtgcatgtctttggaggtgggaggggcctatccccaagtgcatgtctttggaggtgggaggggcctatccccaggtgcatgtctttggaggtgggagggagcctgAGTACTCGGAgacaacccacgcagtcacggggagaacatgcaaattctgcacaaaaagatcccgagcccgggatcgaactcaagaccttcgtattgtga
- the vstm2l gene encoding V-set and transmembrane domain-containing protein 2-like protein isoform X1, whose product MSLEVGGAYPQVHVFGGGRGLSLGACLWRWEELIPRCMPLEVGGAYPQVHVFGSGRGLSPCACLWRWEGPILKCMSLEVGGAYPQAHAFGGGRGLSPGACHWRWEEPIPRCMSLEVGGAYPQAHVFGSGRGLSPRACLWRWEEPIPRCMSLEVGGAYPPVHVFGGGRGLSPGACLWKWEGPISRCMSLEVGGAYPQVHGFGGGRGLSPGACLWRWEGPIPRCMSLEVGGTYPQVHVFGGGRGLSPGACLWKWEGPISRCMSLEVGGAYPQVHGFGGGRGLSPGACLWRWEGPIPRCMSLEVGGTYPQVHVFGGGRGLSPGACLWRWEGPIPKCMSLEVGGAYPQVHVFGGGREPEYSETTHAVTGRTCKFCTKRSRARDRTQDLRIVRQKHQPLYHRASPRPCQSNFIYKALSIYCFQIHRTRCSDPPLCAATLWWSRSLRVPMILGVMLSGGFMLPGRVSQDKPVLGEGSDKDQTSKTSLKNRHRTQISLARTRTTGNPLWSQARSWGLVGPGLFPLGLKRQHGSPLQWTHHP is encoded by the coding sequence atgtctttggaggtgggaggggcctatccccaagtgcatgtctttggaggtgggaggggcctatccctaggtgcatgtctttggaggtgggaggagcttatccccaggtgcatgcctttggaggtgggaggggcctatccccaggtgcatgtctttggaagtgggaggggcctatccccatgtgcatgtctttggaggtgggaggggcctatcctcaagtgcatgtctttggaggtgggaggagcctatccccaggcgcatgcctttggaggtgggaggggcctatccccaggtgcatgtcattggaggtgggaggagcctatccccaggtgcatgtctttggaggtgggaggggcttatccccaggcgcatgtgtttggaagtgggaggggcctatctccacgtgcatgtctttggaggtgggaggagcctatccccaggtgcatgtctttggaggtgggaggggcctatcccccggtgcatgtctttggaggtgggaggggcctatccccaggtgcatgtctttggaagtgggaggggcctatctccaggtgcatgtctttggaggtgggaggagcctatccccaggtgcatggctttggaggtgggaggggcctatccccaggtgcatgtctttggaggtgggaggggcctatccccaggtgcatgtctttggaagtgggagggacctatccccaggtgcatgtctttggaggtgggaggggcctatccccaggtgcatgtctttggaagtgggaggggcctatctccaggtgcatgtctttggaggtgggaggagcctatccccaggtgcatggctttggaggtgggaggggcctatccccaggtgcatgtctttggaggtgggaggggcctatccccaggtgcatgtctttggaagtgggagggacctatccccaggtgcatgtctttggaggtgggaggggcctatccccaggtgcatgtctttggaggtgggaggggcctatccccaagtgcatgtctttggaggtgggaggggcctatccccaggtgcatgtctttggaggtgggagggagcctgAGTACTCGGAgacaacccacgcagtcacggggagaacatgcaaattctgcacaaaaagatcccgagcccgggatcgaactcaagaccttcgtattgtgaggcaaaaacaccaacccctctaccaccgtgctagCCCTCGGCCGTGTCAATCAAACttcatttataaagcgctttcGATATATTGTTTCCAAATACACAGGACAAGATGTTCAGATCCTCCTCTCTgtgctgccaccttgtggtggtcgaggagtttgcgtgtcccaatgatcctaggagttatgttgtctgggggctttatgctccctggtagggtctcccaagataaaccggtcctaggtgagggatcagacaaagatcaGACCTCGAAGACCTCTCTAAAGAACAGACACAGGACCCAGATTTCGCTCGCCCGGACACGGACCACCGGGaaccccctctggagccaggcccggagttggggcctGGTGGGTCCGGGCCTGTTCCCATTGGGCctgaagaggcaacatgggtcccccctccaatggactcaccacccatag